A stretch of DNA from Bacteroidales bacterium:
GTATGCCCCTATTAGCAAGCTGATTACAAACTTCAACCAGCGTATCATCGAAAAACTGAGCTTCGTCTATTCCAACTACATCTACATCGTCGCTTACAAAAAGCGAAATATTTAAAGCTGTTTCAACTGGCGTTGAGGGAATTGCATTTTCATCGTGCGATACAACCTCGGTCTCTGAGTAGCGAACATCGATATGAGGCTTAAAAATCTCTATTTTTTGTTTGGCAATACGAGCACGGTTCAATCGGCGTAATAATTCTTCGGTCTTACCCGAAAACATAGAGCCACAAATAACTTCAATCCAGCCTCGTTTAATATAATCGCCTGATTTTTTTTCTAAAAACATAATTTAATGTATTCTTAAAGACTAATTTTGTAACTTTACAAAGTTAATTCATAATTTTACGATACTAAAATTTTTTTTCATTATGAAACGTAATAAACAATGGGACAGCATATTAATTAAAATTGAAGAGTGTAAAAACGATATTCAGTACATTCAAAATAATGCTTCGGATATAC
This window harbors:
- a CDS encoding thymidine kinase, with product MFLEKKSGDYIKRGWIEVICGSMFSGKTEELLRRLNRARIAKQKIEIFKPHIDVRYSETEVVSHDENAIPSTPVETALNISLFVSDDVDVVGIDEAQFFDDTLVEVCNQLANRGIRVIVAGLDMDFMGKPFGPMPKLLAIAEYVTKVHAICMSCGNLAQYSHRKIKSDKLVLLGETTEYEPLCRECYIKVMQNEGK